One genomic window of Corythoichthys intestinalis isolate RoL2023-P3 chromosome 18, ASM3026506v1, whole genome shotgun sequence includes the following:
- the hmgn1b gene encoding non-histone chromosomal protein HMG-like, producing MPRRSKEESDASEPAAPRRKSLRLGDRASPAPVEPKAKPKKAPAKPKKGKEVEKAKPEEKAEETPAENGEAKAEEEAPATDAAEEKEEEAE from the exons ATGCCTAGAAGGAGCAAA GAAGAATCAGATGCATCTGAACCAGCAGCA CCCAGGAGGAAATCTTTGAGATTGGGCGAT AGGGCCTCACCTGCTCCGGTAGAGCCCAAAGCCAAGCCAAAG AAGGCACCTGCTAAGCCTAAGAAAGGTAAGGAGGTGGAGAAGGCCAAGCCTGAGGAGAAGGCGGAGGAGACCCCCGCTGAGAACGGTGAAGCCAAAGCTGAGGAAGAG GCACCAGCCACAGATGCAGCggaggaaaaagaagaagagGCAGAATAA